Proteins encoded by one window of Terriglobales bacterium:
- a CDS encoding HAD family hydrolase, whose protein sequence is MDLEVGRGLGVPLTDAQRETAQAAYFSTPVGRLHLFPGALELLRYLKRRGVLNFIVSFGDPQTQRAKLAALGLDREPAVENVFYADCAQVLTKEDVFRSILRAVESDPAQVLVVGDRPASEIRAGKGLGMPSVRLRHGEFSGQEPESEAERADFEIRKIAALRKLPFHFGSPR, encoded by the coding sequence GTGGATTTGGAGGTCGGCCGCGGCCTGGGTGTGCCCCTCACCGACGCTCAGCGCGAAACCGCGCAGGCTGCTTATTTCTCCACCCCGGTTGGACGCTTGCATCTGTTTCCCGGCGCCCTCGAGCTGCTGCGCTACCTCAAGCGGCGCGGCGTGCTCAACTTCATCGTCAGCTTTGGCGACCCCCAGACCCAACGCGCCAAGCTGGCCGCCTTGGGCCTGGATCGCGAGCCCGCTGTCGAAAATGTTTTCTACGCTGATTGCGCCCAGGTCCTCACCAAAGAGGACGTGTTCCGCTCCATCCTGCGCGCCGTGGAGTCTGACCCAGCCCAGGTGCTGGTGGTGGGCGACCGCCCAGCCAGCGAGATCCGGGCAGGGAAGGGGCTGGGGATGCCCAGCGTGCGCCTGCGCCACGGGGAGTTCTCCGGGCAGGAGCCGGAGAGCGAAGCCGAGCGCGCCGACTTCGAGATCCGGAAAATCGCCGCCCTGCGGAAGTTGCCCTTTCACTTCGGCTCTCCGCGCTAG